A region of the Exiguobacterium aurantiacum DSM 6208 genome:
GCGTTGTCTGACGAACAGTTGCAGGCGAAGTCTGAAGAGTTCCGCGGTCGTCTCGCCAAAGGTGAGACGCTCGATGATATCCTCCCGGAAGCGTTCGCGGTCTGCCGCGAGGCGTCAGAGCGTGTACTCGGAATGCGGCACTACCGCGTCCAGCTCATCGGGGGCTACGTGCTCCATAACGGCGACATCGCCGAGATGAAGACAGGGGAAGGGAAGACGCTCGTCGCGACGCTCCCTGTCTATTTGAACGCACTTACGGGCCGCGGCGTCCACGTCGTCACGGTCAACGAATATTTGGCGAAGCGTGACAAAGAACTGATGGAACCGCTCTACTTCGCCCTCGGCCTCTCGGTCGGGCTGAACGTCTCGAACATGGGACGCGAGGAGAAGCAGGCGGCGTACAACTGTGACATCACGTACTCGACGAACAACGAGCTCGGTTTCGACTATTTGCGTGACAACATGGTCCTTTATAAGGAAGACCGTGTCCAGCGCGAGCTTTACTTCACGATCGTCGATGAAGTCGACTCGATTCTCGTCGATGAGGCGCGGACCCCGCTCATCATCTCGGGATCGGCACAAAAATCGACCGAGCTCTACACGCGCGCCGATGCGTTCGTCCGGACGCTCAAAGTCGAGGACGACTACACGGTCGACGTGAAGACGAAATCGGTGCTCTTGACGGATAAAGGGGTCGACCTCGCCGAGAAGTTCTTCGGCATCGACAACTTGTTCGCGATCGAGCACGTCTCGGTCAACCACCACGTCGGGCTCGCCCTTCGCGCGAACGCCGTCATGCATCACGACGTCGATTACATGATCCGTGACGGTCAAGTCATGATCATCGACCAGTTCACGGGCCGTGTCATGGACGGGCGTCGCTACTCGGAAGGCCTGCACCAGGCGATCGAGGCGAAAGAAGGCGTCGAGATCCAGCGCGAGTCGATGACGCTCGCGACGATCACGTACCAGAACTACTTCCGCATGTATGAGAAGCTCGCTGGGATGACCGGTACGGCGAAGACGGAGGAAGAAGAGTTCCGTAACATCTACAACATGCAAGTCGTGACGATCCCGACGAACAAACCGATCCTGCGGGACGATAGCTCCGACCTCATCTTCAAATCGATGGAAGGCAAGTTCAAGGCCGTCGTCGAAGAGATCACGGCAGCGCACGCGACAGGCCAACCGGTGCTCGTCGGGACGGTCGCGGTCGAGACGTCTGAGTACTTGAGCAAGCTCTTGTCGAAGAAGAAGATCAAGCATGAAGTATTGAACGCGAAGAACCACGCCCGTGAGGCCGAGATCATCGAGAACGCCGGTCAAAAAGGCGCGGTCACGATCGCAACGAACATGGCCGGACGCGGAACCGACATCAAGCTCGGCGAAGGCGTCATCGAGCTCGGCGGTCTGTACATCGTCGGCACCGAGCGCCACGAGTCGCGCCGGATCGATAACCAGCTCCGTGGACGGGCCGGTCGTCAAGGGGACCCGGGTAAATCCCAGTTCTACTTGTCGCTCGAAGATGAGCTCATGCGCCGCTTCGGTACCGACAGCCTCCAGAGCATGATGGAGCGCCTCGGTATGGACGATACGCAACCGATCGAGAGCCGCATGGTGTCGAAAGCGGTCGAGTCGGCCCAAAAACGCGTCGAAGGCAACAACTATGACGCGCGGAAACAGTTGCTCGGCTACGACAACGTCATGGCCGACCAGCGGAAGGTCATGTACAAAGACCGGGCCAGCATCCTCGAGAACGAGTCGGTGTCTGACATCGTCCGCTCGATGATCCGTGAGACGGTCGAGGCCGGTGTGGCGCAATACACGCCGCTCGAACTCGTCCCTGAGGAATGGAACATCGAGGAGCTCGCGCACTGGTCGAACCAGACGCTCGCGCTCGAGACGACGGTCGAAGGGAAAGACTTCTTCGGTAAAGAACGTGAAGAGATCACGGAGCTCCTCTTGGAGCGCGCGAACGCCCAGTACGAGGCGAAGCGTCAACTCGCGCCGCCTGAGCGGTTCAACGAGTTCGAGAAGATTATCGTCCTCCGTGCCGTCGATTCGCACTGGATGTCGCACATCGACCATATGGACCAGCTCCGCCAAGGGATCCACTTGCGCGCTTACGGTCAGAACGACCCGCTCCGCGAGTACCAGGCGGAAGGGATCAACATGTTCGATGCGATGAACGTCGCCATCTCCGAGGAAGTGACCGGTTTCGTGCTCCGCGCCGAAGTCGGCGACAACCTCCGACGCGAGAAAGTCGTCGAG
Encoded here:
- the secA gene encoding preprotein translocase subunit SecA — encoded protein: MANFLKDLFAPQKRILKKAEKAADLVESFAEPIKALSDEQLQAKSEEFRGRLAKGETLDDILPEAFAVCREASERVLGMRHYRVQLIGGYVLHNGDIAEMKTGEGKTLVATLPVYLNALTGRGVHVVTVNEYLAKRDKELMEPLYFALGLSVGLNVSNMGREEKQAAYNCDITYSTNNELGFDYLRDNMVLYKEDRVQRELYFTIVDEVDSILVDEARTPLIISGSAQKSTELYTRADAFVRTLKVEDDYTVDVKTKSVLLTDKGVDLAEKFFGIDNLFAIEHVSVNHHVGLALRANAVMHHDVDYMIRDGQVMIIDQFTGRVMDGRRYSEGLHQAIEAKEGVEIQRESMTLATITYQNYFRMYEKLAGMTGTAKTEEEEFRNIYNMQVVTIPTNKPILRDDSSDLIFKSMEGKFKAVVEEITAAHATGQPVLVGTVAVETSEYLSKLLSKKKIKHEVLNAKNHAREAEIIENAGQKGAVTIATNMAGRGTDIKLGEGVIELGGLYIVGTERHESRRIDNQLRGRAGRQGDPGKSQFYLSLEDELMRRFGTDSLQSMMERLGMDDTQPIESRMVSKAVESAQKRVEGNNYDARKQLLGYDNVMADQRKVMYKDRASILENESVSDIVRSMIRETVEAGVAQYTPLELVPEEWNIEELAHWSNQTLALETTVEGKDFFGKEREEITELLLERANAQYEAKRQLAPPERFNEFEKIIVLRAVDSHWMSHIDHMDQLRQGIHLRAYGQNDPLREYQAEGINMFDAMNVAISEEVTGFVLRAEVGDNLRREKVVEEEVAVSGKDDTPVKKKPVRRTEDQRLGRNDPCWCGSGKKFKNCHGKQQA